From Seriola aureovittata isolate HTS-2021-v1 ecotype China chromosome 20, ASM2101889v1, whole genome shotgun sequence, a single genomic window includes:
- the zdhhc20b gene encoding palmitoyltransferase ZDHHC20-B isoform X2 has product MAPTHVLRCCQRGLAWIPVIFIALVVCWSYYAYVVELCLFTIPDVGEKIVYLLFFHVSFIMFVWSYWKTIFTSPANPSKEFCLPKAEKERYEKEERPESQQEILWRAATSLPLYTRTGAGAIRYCDRCQVIKPDRCHHCSACDMCVLKMDHHCPWVNNCVGFSNYKFFILFLAYSLVYCLFIAATVLQYFIKFWTNELPDNHAKFHVLFLFFVAAMFCISILSLFSYHLWLVGKNRSTIEAFRAPVFRTGSDKNGFSLGFRKNIAQVFGDQKKYWLIPVFTSQGDGLTFPTRLVNADAEQATVTLHPEPNKSAAEVPVSPLSESQNRLLSNNQHANNIDDHLANNTLKSAESETITISMESES; this is encoded by the exons ATGGCGCCCACACACGTACTGAGATGCTGTCAACGGGGTTTAGCATGGATACCTGTGATTTTTATCGCCCTAGTCGTCTGCTGGTCGTATTATGCTTATGTGGTGGAGCTTTGTTTAT TCACCATCCCCGATGTAGGAGAGAAAA TTGTCTACCTGCTCTTCTTCCACGTCTCTTTCATCATGTTTGTATGGTCTTACTGGAAGACCATCTTCACCAGTCCGGCCAACCCTTCCAAAGAG TTCTGCCTGCCCAAGGCTGAGAAGGAGCGTTATGAGAAGGAAGAAAGGCCAGAGTCCCAGCAAGAGATCCTGTGGAGAGCTGCCACCAGTCTGCCTCTGTACACCCGCACAGGAGCCGGAG CAATCCGTTACTGTGACCGCTGTCAAGTCATCAAGCCAGACCGCTGTCATCACTGCTCCGCATGTGACAT GTGCGTGCTAAAGATGGACCACCATTGTCCCTG GGTGAACAACTGTGTGGGGTTCTCCAACTACAAGTTTTTCATCCTTTTCCTGGCTTACTCTTTGGTGTACTGTTTGTTCATTGCAGCAACAGTGCTGCAATATTTCATAAAGTTCTGGACA AATGAACTGCCAGACAATCACGCCAAAttccatgttttgtttcttttttttgtggcgGCCATGTTCTGCATCAgtattctgtctctcttcagctACCACCTGTGGCTTGTAGGGAAGAACAGGTCCACTATAG AGGCCTTCAGAGCACCAGTCTTTAGGACAGGCTCTGATAAGAACGGCTTCTCTCTGGGTTTCCGGAAGAATATTGCTCAGGTCTTTGGAGACCAGAAGAAGTACTGGCTTATACCAGTCTTTACCAG CCAGGGAGATGGTCTGACGTTCCCTACACGACTGGTCAATGCTGATGCAGAGCAGGCCACAGTGACCCTGCATCCAGAGCCCAATAAAAG TGCTGCTGAGGTCCCTGTGAGCCCGCTCAGTGAGTCACAGAATCGCCTCCTGAGCAACAACCAGCATGCTAACAACATCGACGACCATCTGGCCAATAACACTCTCAAATCAG CTGAAAGTGAAACCATTACAATCTCCATGGAGAGCGAGTCCTAA
- the zdhhc20b gene encoding palmitoyltransferase ZDHHC20-B isoform X1, translating into MAPTHVLRCCQRGLAWIPVIFIALVVCWSYYAYVVELCLFTIPDVGEKIVYLLFFHVSFIMFVWSYWKTIFTSPANPSKEFCLPKAEKERYEKEERPESQQEILWRAATSLPLYTRTGAGAIRYCDRCQVIKPDRCHHCSACDMCVLKMDHHCPWVNNCVGFSNYKFFILFLAYSLVYCLFIAATVLQYFIKFWTLCRRKSAENCPKNELPDNHAKFHVLFLFFVAAMFCISILSLFSYHLWLVGKNRSTIEAFRAPVFRTGSDKNGFSLGFRKNIAQVFGDQKKYWLIPVFTSQGDGLTFPTRLVNADAEQATVTLHPEPNKSAAEVPVSPLSESQNRLLSNNQHANNIDDHLANNTLKSAESETITISMESES; encoded by the exons ATGGCGCCCACACACGTACTGAGATGCTGTCAACGGGGTTTAGCATGGATACCTGTGATTTTTATCGCCCTAGTCGTCTGCTGGTCGTATTATGCTTATGTGGTGGAGCTTTGTTTAT TCACCATCCCCGATGTAGGAGAGAAAA TTGTCTACCTGCTCTTCTTCCACGTCTCTTTCATCATGTTTGTATGGTCTTACTGGAAGACCATCTTCACCAGTCCGGCCAACCCTTCCAAAGAG TTCTGCCTGCCCAAGGCTGAGAAGGAGCGTTATGAGAAGGAAGAAAGGCCAGAGTCCCAGCAAGAGATCCTGTGGAGAGCTGCCACCAGTCTGCCTCTGTACACCCGCACAGGAGCCGGAG CAATCCGTTACTGTGACCGCTGTCAAGTCATCAAGCCAGACCGCTGTCATCACTGCTCCGCATGTGACAT GTGCGTGCTAAAGATGGACCACCATTGTCCCTG GGTGAACAACTGTGTGGGGTTCTCCAACTACAAGTTTTTCATCCTTTTCCTGGCTTACTCTTTGGTGTACTGTTTGTTCATTGCAGCAACAGTGCTGCAATATTTCATAAAGTTCTGGACA CTTTGCCGGAGGAAATCGGCAGAGAACTGCCCAAAG AATGAACTGCCAGACAATCACGCCAAAttccatgttttgtttcttttttttgtggcgGCCATGTTCTGCATCAgtattctgtctctcttcagctACCACCTGTGGCTTGTAGGGAAGAACAGGTCCACTATAG AGGCCTTCAGAGCACCAGTCTTTAGGACAGGCTCTGATAAGAACGGCTTCTCTCTGGGTTTCCGGAAGAATATTGCTCAGGTCTTTGGAGACCAGAAGAAGTACTGGCTTATACCAGTCTTTACCAG CCAGGGAGATGGTCTGACGTTCCCTACACGACTGGTCAATGCTGATGCAGAGCAGGCCACAGTGACCCTGCATCCAGAGCCCAATAAAAG TGCTGCTGAGGTCCCTGTGAGCCCGCTCAGTGAGTCACAGAATCGCCTCCTGAGCAACAACCAGCATGCTAACAACATCGACGACCATCTGGCCAATAACACTCTCAAATCAG CTGAAAGTGAAACCATTACAATCTCCATGGAGAGCGAGTCCTAA